A window from Gallus gallus isolate bGalGal1 chromosome 5, bGalGal1.mat.broiler.GRCg7b, whole genome shotgun sequence encodes these proteins:
- the LRRC9 gene encoding leucine-rich repeat-containing protein 9 isoform X2, with translation MQLQNLKMFTKQEQPSVQKTQEVMRSDNQTQSAEGIIKELCVCNGLSYENIDQEGLKTTALEMFFSGYPRIVGMEYFPNLTTLTLVGQRIENITGLKHCLLLRELWIAECCLVRINGLQKCVNLEKLYLYCNEISKIENLEALTKLNVLWLNNNQIKNIEGLHTLQNLQEVNFAGNLITKIGSGLDFNTKIDKINLSDNKLSSFKELTNLSRLPNLKDLALNDPLYGPNPVCLLSNYAIHVLYHIPRLQRLDTDDVSQKHIKILAETTIMKKITYYHMHVKSVQRQLHDKLEELKEKKSRLQSLPENKIKLFICNIKQLECELEKMEMLDKTTSNESQRRRSLATENAVHDNEDAEKACLKKAFVQKINAMKERITFWNRKLDEIEKDYQMEMEKKKKSFNLLVQFLLLELETVGNIHFEEGLSNNPWFISCCDLIQSRFCSRDFRAYDIIGVKINRAFRVHNQILRLKFEEKLQMFLGKETFSEAENYKEKMEYLFYVFNPELSVKEKQMLQILEDGFHDMETHAPGRNEAVLLCNSLNICECPRIEFLKQQAKVEGKNRSDPEESFRHGTVIIAKVFLGRSAPVCPMNPICQVNYPEANSVFRPRKCLERDASPSYNEMWASLEQRNCDSNGWHCEWIVFDHDLVLPEYIAELEYITLVKDKSLFSTCNIIMEERKRSTEGFILSHDLQCDDEVLNMKPTVEVRPKITCLDEIKILSVAKANICSQLQVLNLHGNRLNKLQNISRFKTLRKLIISFNDFTSLNDIYDLPNLEYFDASHNHVITLEGIRALNKLQFFDLSWNQLKKSKEVINILRKHTPNLQSLDIRHNPWYKPTSIRLSVIGQLKALTHLDGVLITDEEAAEALQYTAGSKITQASLLEYSRTDEEKPPILSVFSCATILSQISKNRVDLQQHHNWYSMITVLNLDDQHLFKISNLEKLEHLRWASFSNNNLTQVEGLESCLNLEELTLDENCISTLDGISKLTKLTRLSVNNNHLTSLKRHVFENLSQLHYISVENNRITSLVGLKKTYSLIELYISNNCISTSQEIHHLKGLTNLIILDMSGNRIVWKQDNYRLFVLFHLPSLKALDGTSVEPAEGECAKDLFGGKLTSDMIADRLGHSDFTEMQELNWANSNIRSVELVPAGQFRSVNSVNLQNNNLTSFSGLIFLPNVKVLCLNYNHIESILPGQKSANDVTNRQQLHRKVISSGYGQEEYTKGRRDEGFEENLPPIMQSLEVLHLGHNGITDMASLQLSRLKKLKFLFLQGNFISQIEGLEGLQFLQELVLDHNRIKRISQGSLAGQSGLQTLHLEKNHIRELNGLKPLVKLQKLFLQFNRIQELSELEKLQVIPSLKVLSLRGNPVYLKKNYRSLLVIQLPALQVLDGTAVNAEERDFQVANSTKDSGFPALPDNFTRHTPLRISTVDLNESINHLFDITYGHKVEEPLLNKSNKSMPRNPAITTHSLRSSHVGKALRQAKGTTTNLKSSLVPHSVTSQTNQLHKNNRENAGR, from the exons ATGCAACTACAGAATCTAAAAATGTTCACTAAACAG gaacAGCCATCAGTGCAGAAAACGCAAGAAGTGATGCGAAGTGATAACCAAACCCAGAGCGCTGAGGGGATAATTAAAGAGCTG tgtgTATGTAATGGATTGTCTTATGAGAACATTGATCAAGAGGGactgaaaacaacagcactGGAGATGTTTTTCTCAGGTTACCCTAGGATTGTAGGCATGGAATATTTCCCAAATCTAACTACTCTCACTCTTGTTGGGCAACGTATTGAAAACATTACAGGCCTGAAGCACTGCTTGttgctcagagagctgtggattGCTGAGTGTTGTTTAGTG AGGATAAATGGTCTACAAAAATGTGTAAATTTAGAAAAGCTTTACCTTTACTGCAATGAAATTTCCAAGATTGAAAATCTGGAAGCCCTAACAAAGCTGAATGTACTTTGGTTGAATAATAACCAGATCAAAAATATAGAG GGCTTACATACTCTGCAGAATTTGCAAGAGGTCAACTTTGCTGGAAACTTAATAACAAAAATAG gAAGTGGCTTGGACTTCAATACAAAAATTGATAAAATAAACCTCTCTGATAACAAATTATCTTCCTTCAAG gAACTCACTAATTTGTCAAGACTACCTAATTTAAAAGATTTGGCCCTAAATGATCCTCTGTATGGACCCAACCCCGTTTGCCTTCTTTCTAATTATGCCATCCATGTGCTGTATCACATACCACGGCTTCAAAGGTTGGATACAGATGATGTTTCTCAAAAGCATATCAAGATTCTGGCAGAG actacaattatgaaaaaaataacatactATCACATGCATGTGAAAAGTGTTCAGAGACAGCTCCACGACAAGCTTGAGgagctaaaagaaaagaaaagcaggctgCAGAGTTTGCCAGAAAATAAGATAAAGTTGTTCATCTGCAACATAAAGCAA ctGGAATGtgaactggaaaaaatggaaatgttggATAAAACAACAAGTAATGAATCCCAAAGGAGAAGGAGTCTGGCAACTGAAAATGCAGTTCATGATAATGAAGATGCAGAAAAGGCATGCCTTAAAAAGGCATttgtacaaaaaataaatgccatgAAGGAAAGAATAACATTCTGGAACAGAAAACTGGATGA aATTGAAAAAGATTACCAAATGGaaatggagaagaagaagaagagttTTAACTTGTTAGTCCAATTCTTGTTGTTGGAACTGGAAACAGTGGGAAACATTCACTTTGAAGAAGGTTTATCAAATAATCCCTG GTTTATTTCCTGTTGTGATCTAATTCAATCACGATTTTGTAGCAGGGATTTCAGAGCGTATGATATCATTGGAGTGAAAATAAACCGCGCATTTAGAGTGCACAATCAAATACTAAGGCTGAAATTTGAAGAGAAGCTCCAAATGTTTCTGGGAAAAGAAACCTTCAGTGAAGCAGA AAACTACAAAGAGAAGATGGAGTATctcttttatgtatttaatcCTGAGTTGTCAGTTAAGGAAAAGCAGATGCTTCAGATACTGGAGGATGGCTTTCATGACATGGAAACGCATGCG CCTGGGAGAAATGAAGCTGTTCTTCTCTGTAACAGCCTGAACATATGTGAATGTCCCAGAATAGAGTTTCTGAAACAGCAAGCCAAGGTTGAAGGCAAAAACAGGAGTGATCCTGAGGAGTCATTCAGGCATG GGACAGTGATAATTGCAAAAGTTTTCCTTGGCCGCAGTGCTCCAGTTTGTCCAATGAATCCCATCTGTCAAGTGAATTACCCAGAAGCTAATTCGGTATTCAGGCCACGGAAATGCCTAGAAAGGGATGCATCTCCTTCATATAATG AAATGTGGGCTTCTTTGGAACAGAGAAATTGTGACAGCAACGGATGGCACTGTGAGTGGATTGTATTTGACCATGACCTGGTCCTGCCAGAATACATCGCTGAGCTGGAGTACATTACACTG GTCAAAGACAAGTCTCTGTTTTCGACATGCAATATAATtatggaagagagaaagagaagcacagaaggTTTTATCCTGTCTCATGATTTGCAATGTGATGATGAAGTTTTGAACATGAAACCAACAGTAGAAGTGAGGCCTAAGATTACCTGTttagatgaaataaaaatactttcagtaGCTAAGGCCAATATCTGCAGTCAGCTACAG GTCTTGAATTTGCATGGAAACAGACTGAACAAGCTGCAGAACATCTCTAGATTTAAAACACTTCGAAAGCTTATCATCAGCTTTAATGACTTCACTTCTTTAAATGATATTTATGACTTG CCCAACCTGGAGTATTTTGATGCAAGCCATAACCATGTGATCACTCTTGAGGGCATTAGAGCCTTAAACAAACTGCAGTTCTTTGACCTGAGCTGGAATCAGCTGAAGAAGTCCAAGGAGGTTATAAACATCTTACGTAAACATACTCCCAATTTACAAAGCCTGGACATCAGACACAACCCATGGTATAAG CCCACCTCCATACGGCTAAGTGTCATTGGCCAACTAAAGGCTCTCACGCACCTAGATGGAGTCCTGATTACTGatgaagaagctgcagaagcaTTACAGTATACTGCAGGATCAAAGATAACCCAA gCATCACTGTTGGAATATTCTAGGACTGATGAAGAAAAGCCCCCCATTCTCAGTGTATTTTCTTGTGCTACAATTCTGTCTCAAATCAGCAAGAACAGGGTGGATTTACAGCAACATCATAACTGGTATTCAATG ATCACTGTCTTAAATCTGGATGACCAACATCTCTTCAAAATTTCCAACTTGGAGAAACTGGAGCACTTAAGATGGGCATCATTTAGCAACAACAATCTTACACAAGTAGAAGGACTGGAGTCTTGTCTTAACCTCGAAGAACTCACTTTAGatgaaaactgcatttcaacACTTGATG gaatttCAAAGCTCACCAAACTTACAAGACTCAGTGTAAATAATAACCATCTTACCAGCCTCAAAAGACATGTGTTTGAGAATCTGTCTCAActtcattacatttctgttgAGAACAACAGGATCACGTCTTTAGTtggtttaaagaaaacatactCCCTAATAGAATTATACATAAGTAATAACTGTATTTCTACGAGCCAAGAGATACATCATTTAAAG GGTTTAACTAATCTGATAATTCTGGACATGAGTGGAAATAGAATAGTCTGGAAACAAGATAACTACAGACTATTTGTATTATTCCATCTTCCTTCTCTCAAAGCTTTAGATGGCACCTCAGTA GAACCTGCAGAAGGAGAATGTGCAAAAGATTTGTTTGGAGGCAAACTCACCTCTGACATGATTGCAGATAGGCTGGGACATTCAGACTTCACAGAAATGCAAGAATTAAATTGGGCAAACTCTAACATAAG ATCTGTAGAGCTGGTGCCAGCAGGTCAGTTTAGAAGCGTCAACAGCGTGAATTTACAGAACAACAATCTCACGTCTTTCAGTGGATTAATCTTCCTTCCTAATGTCAAG GTATTATGTCTGAATTACAATCACATTGAATCAATACTGCCTGGACAAAAATCTGCAAATGATGTAACAAATAGGCAGCAACTGCACCGCAAGGTGATCTCCAGTGGCTATGGACAAGAAGAATATACCAAAGGAAGAAG GGATGAAGGGTTTGAAGAAAATCTGCCTCCAATAATGCAGAGTTTGGAAGTTCTTCATTTGGGCCATAACGGAATTACTGACATGGCCTCCCTACAGCTTAGCAGGCtaaaaaaactgaagtttctATTTTTGCAGG GAAATTTCATCAGCCAAATTGAAGGACTTGAAGGTCTCCAGTTTCTGCAGGAGTTGGTGCTGGACCACAACCGCATCAAAAGGATTTCACAAGGCTCTCTTGCTGGACAGAGTGGTCTTCAGACTCTTCATCTAGAGAAAAACCACATACGAGAACTGAATGGTTTGAAACCCTTGGTAAAATTACAGAAACTCTTTCTTCAGTTCAACAGAATTCAG GAATTATCTGAACTAGAAAAACTTCAAGTTATTCCTAGTCTCAAGGTGCTCTCACTGCGCGGAAATCCA GTTTATCTCAAGAAGAACTACCGTTCATTGCTTGTCATCCAGCTGCCAGCACTACAAGTGTTAGATGGAACCGCAGTAAATGCAGAAGAGAGG GATTTCCAAGTTGCAAACTCCACAAAGGACTCTGGATTTCCTGCACTGCCAGACAATTTTACAAGACACACTCCCCTCAGGATATCAACAGTGGATCTGAATGAAAGCATTAACCATTTATTTGATATTACATATGGTCATAAAGTTGAAGAGCCTCTACTGAATAAGTCGAATAAAA GTATGCCTAGGAATCCAGCAATTACAACACACAGTCTTCGAAGCAGCCATGTAGGAAAAGCTCTCAGGCAAGCCAAAGGTACTACAACTAATCTCAAAAGCAGTTTGGTGCCTCACAGTGTTACTTCTCAGACCAACCAACTGCATAagaacaacagagaaaatgcaggCAGGTGA
- the LRRC9 gene encoding leucine-rich repeat-containing protein 9 isoform X3 has protein sequence MRSDNQTQSAEGIIKELCVCNGLSYENIDQEGLKTTALEMFFSGYPRIVGMEYFPNLTTLTLVGQRIENITGLKHCLLLRELWIAECCLVRINGLQKCVNLEKLYLYCNEISKIENLEALTKLNVLWLNNNQIKNIEGLHTLQNLQEVNFAGNLITKIGSGLDFNTKIDKINLSDNKLSSFKELTNLSRLPNLKDLALNDPLYGPNPVCLLSNYAIHVLYHIPRLQRLDTDDVSQKHIKILAETTIMKKITYYHMHVKSVQRQLHDKLEELKEKKSRLQSLPENKIKLFICNIKQLECELEKMEMLDKTTSNESQRRRSLATENAVHDNEDAEKACLKKAFVQKINAMKERITFWNRKLDEIEKDYQMEMEKKKKSFNLLVQFLLLELETVGNIHFEEGLSNNPWFISCCDLIQSRFCSRDFRAYDIIGVKINRAFRVHNQILRLKFEEKLQMFLGKETFSEAENYKEKMEYLFYVFNPELSVKEKQMLQILEDGFHDMETHAQPGRNEAVLLCNSLNICECPRIEFLKQQAKVEGKNRSDPEESFRHGTVIIAKVFLGRSAPVCPMNPICQVNYPEANSVFRPRKCLERDASPSYNEMWASLEQRNCDSNGWHCEWIVFDHDLVLPEYIAELEYITLVKDKSLFSTCNIIMEERKRSTEGFILSHDLQCDDEVLNMKPTVEVRPKITCLDEIKILSVAKANICSQLQVLNLHGNRLNKLQNISRFKTLRKLIISFNDFTSLNDIYDLPNLEYFDASHNHVITLEGIRALNKLQFFDLSWNQLKKSKEVINILRKHTPNLQSLDIRHNPWYKPTSIRLSVIGQLKALTHLDGVLITDEEAAEALQYTAGSKITQASLLEYSRTDEEKPPILSVFSCATILSQISKNRVDLQQHHNWYSMITVLNLDDQHLFKISNLEKLEHLRWASFSNNNLTQVEGLESCLNLEELTLDENCISTLDGISKLTKLTRLSVNNNHLTSLKRHVFENLSQLHYISVENNRITSLVGLKKTYSLIELYISNNCISTSQEIHHLKGLTNLIILDMSGNRIVWKQDNYRLFVLFHLPSLKALDGTSVEPAEGECAKDLFGGKLTSDMIADRLGHSDFTEMQELNWANSNIRSVELVPAGQFRSVNSVNLQNNNLTSFSGLIFLPNVKVLCLNYNHIESILPGQKSANDVTNRQQLHRKVISSGYGQEEYTKGRRDEGFEENLPPIMQSLEVLHLGHNGITDMASLQLSRLKKLKFLFLQGNFISQIEGLEGLQFLQELVLDHNRIKRISQGSLAGQSGLQTLHLEKNHIRELNGLKPLVKLQKLFLQFNRIQELSELEKLQVIPSLKVLSLRGNPVYLKKNYRSLLVIQLPALQVLDGTAVNAEERDFQVANSTKDSGFPALPDNFTRHTPLRISTVDLNESINHLFDITYGHKVEEPLLNKSNKSMPRNPAITTHSLRSSHVGKALRQAKGTTTNLKSSLVPHSVTSQTNQLHKNNRENAGR, from the exons ATGCGAAGTGATAACCAAACCCAGAGCGCTGAGGGGATAATTAAAGAGCTG tgtgTATGTAATGGATTGTCTTATGAGAACATTGATCAAGAGGGactgaaaacaacagcactGGAGATGTTTTTCTCAGGTTACCCTAGGATTGTAGGCATGGAATATTTCCCAAATCTAACTACTCTCACTCTTGTTGGGCAACGTATTGAAAACATTACAGGCCTGAAGCACTGCTTGttgctcagagagctgtggattGCTGAGTGTTGTTTAGTG AGGATAAATGGTCTACAAAAATGTGTAAATTTAGAAAAGCTTTACCTTTACTGCAATGAAATTTCCAAGATTGAAAATCTGGAAGCCCTAACAAAGCTGAATGTACTTTGGTTGAATAATAACCAGATCAAAAATATAGAG GGCTTACATACTCTGCAGAATTTGCAAGAGGTCAACTTTGCTGGAAACTTAATAACAAAAATAG gAAGTGGCTTGGACTTCAATACAAAAATTGATAAAATAAACCTCTCTGATAACAAATTATCTTCCTTCAAG gAACTCACTAATTTGTCAAGACTACCTAATTTAAAAGATTTGGCCCTAAATGATCCTCTGTATGGACCCAACCCCGTTTGCCTTCTTTCTAATTATGCCATCCATGTGCTGTATCACATACCACGGCTTCAAAGGTTGGATACAGATGATGTTTCTCAAAAGCATATCAAGATTCTGGCAGAG actacaattatgaaaaaaataacatactATCACATGCATGTGAAAAGTGTTCAGAGACAGCTCCACGACAAGCTTGAGgagctaaaagaaaagaaaagcaggctgCAGAGTTTGCCAGAAAATAAGATAAAGTTGTTCATCTGCAACATAAAGCAA ctGGAATGtgaactggaaaaaatggaaatgttggATAAAACAACAAGTAATGAATCCCAAAGGAGAAGGAGTCTGGCAACTGAAAATGCAGTTCATGATAATGAAGATGCAGAAAAGGCATGCCTTAAAAAGGCATttgtacaaaaaataaatgccatgAAGGAAAGAATAACATTCTGGAACAGAAAACTGGATGA aATTGAAAAAGATTACCAAATGGaaatggagaagaagaagaagagttTTAACTTGTTAGTCCAATTCTTGTTGTTGGAACTGGAAACAGTGGGAAACATTCACTTTGAAGAAGGTTTATCAAATAATCCCTG GTTTATTTCCTGTTGTGATCTAATTCAATCACGATTTTGTAGCAGGGATTTCAGAGCGTATGATATCATTGGAGTGAAAATAAACCGCGCATTTAGAGTGCACAATCAAATACTAAGGCTGAAATTTGAAGAGAAGCTCCAAATGTTTCTGGGAAAAGAAACCTTCAGTGAAGCAGA AAACTACAAAGAGAAGATGGAGTATctcttttatgtatttaatcCTGAGTTGTCAGTTAAGGAAAAGCAGATGCTTCAGATACTGGAGGATGGCTTTCATGACATGGAAACGCATGCG CAGCCTGGGAGAAATGAAGCTGTTCTTCTCTGTAACAGCCTGAACATATGTGAATGTCCCAGAATAGAGTTTCTGAAACAGCAAGCCAAGGTTGAAGGCAAAAACAGGAGTGATCCTGAGGAGTCATTCAGGCATG GGACAGTGATAATTGCAAAAGTTTTCCTTGGCCGCAGTGCTCCAGTTTGTCCAATGAATCCCATCTGTCAAGTGAATTACCCAGAAGCTAATTCGGTATTCAGGCCACGGAAATGCCTAGAAAGGGATGCATCTCCTTCATATAATG AAATGTGGGCTTCTTTGGAACAGAGAAATTGTGACAGCAACGGATGGCACTGTGAGTGGATTGTATTTGACCATGACCTGGTCCTGCCAGAATACATCGCTGAGCTGGAGTACATTACACTG GTCAAAGACAAGTCTCTGTTTTCGACATGCAATATAATtatggaagagagaaagagaagcacagaaggTTTTATCCTGTCTCATGATTTGCAATGTGATGATGAAGTTTTGAACATGAAACCAACAGTAGAAGTGAGGCCTAAGATTACCTGTttagatgaaataaaaatactttcagtaGCTAAGGCCAATATCTGCAGTCAGCTACAG GTCTTGAATTTGCATGGAAACAGACTGAACAAGCTGCAGAACATCTCTAGATTTAAAACACTTCGAAAGCTTATCATCAGCTTTAATGACTTCACTTCTTTAAATGATATTTATGACTTG CCCAACCTGGAGTATTTTGATGCAAGCCATAACCATGTGATCACTCTTGAGGGCATTAGAGCCTTAAACAAACTGCAGTTCTTTGACCTGAGCTGGAATCAGCTGAAGAAGTCCAAGGAGGTTATAAACATCTTACGTAAACATACTCCCAATTTACAAAGCCTGGACATCAGACACAACCCATGGTATAAG CCCACCTCCATACGGCTAAGTGTCATTGGCCAACTAAAGGCTCTCACGCACCTAGATGGAGTCCTGATTACTGatgaagaagctgcagaagcaTTACAGTATACTGCAGGATCAAAGATAACCCAA gCATCACTGTTGGAATATTCTAGGACTGATGAAGAAAAGCCCCCCATTCTCAGTGTATTTTCTTGTGCTACAATTCTGTCTCAAATCAGCAAGAACAGGGTGGATTTACAGCAACATCATAACTGGTATTCAATG ATCACTGTCTTAAATCTGGATGACCAACATCTCTTCAAAATTTCCAACTTGGAGAAACTGGAGCACTTAAGATGGGCATCATTTAGCAACAACAATCTTACACAAGTAGAAGGACTGGAGTCTTGTCTTAACCTCGAAGAACTCACTTTAGatgaaaactgcatttcaacACTTGATG gaatttCAAAGCTCACCAAACTTACAAGACTCAGTGTAAATAATAACCATCTTACCAGCCTCAAAAGACATGTGTTTGAGAATCTGTCTCAActtcattacatttctgttgAGAACAACAGGATCACGTCTTTAGTtggtttaaagaaaacatactCCCTAATAGAATTATACATAAGTAATAACTGTATTTCTACGAGCCAAGAGATACATCATTTAAAG GGTTTAACTAATCTGATAATTCTGGACATGAGTGGAAATAGAATAGTCTGGAAACAAGATAACTACAGACTATTTGTATTATTCCATCTTCCTTCTCTCAAAGCTTTAGATGGCACCTCAGTA GAACCTGCAGAAGGAGAATGTGCAAAAGATTTGTTTGGAGGCAAACTCACCTCTGACATGATTGCAGATAGGCTGGGACATTCAGACTTCACAGAAATGCAAGAATTAAATTGGGCAAACTCTAACATAAG ATCTGTAGAGCTGGTGCCAGCAGGTCAGTTTAGAAGCGTCAACAGCGTGAATTTACAGAACAACAATCTCACGTCTTTCAGTGGATTAATCTTCCTTCCTAATGTCAAG GTATTATGTCTGAATTACAATCACATTGAATCAATACTGCCTGGACAAAAATCTGCAAATGATGTAACAAATAGGCAGCAACTGCACCGCAAGGTGATCTCCAGTGGCTATGGACAAGAAGAATATACCAAAGGAAGAAG GGATGAAGGGTTTGAAGAAAATCTGCCTCCAATAATGCAGAGTTTGGAAGTTCTTCATTTGGGCCATAACGGAATTACTGACATGGCCTCCCTACAGCTTAGCAGGCtaaaaaaactgaagtttctATTTTTGCAGG GAAATTTCATCAGCCAAATTGAAGGACTTGAAGGTCTCCAGTTTCTGCAGGAGTTGGTGCTGGACCACAACCGCATCAAAAGGATTTCACAAGGCTCTCTTGCTGGACAGAGTGGTCTTCAGACTCTTCATCTAGAGAAAAACCACATACGAGAACTGAATGGTTTGAAACCCTTGGTAAAATTACAGAAACTCTTTCTTCAGTTCAACAGAATTCAG GAATTATCTGAACTAGAAAAACTTCAAGTTATTCCTAGTCTCAAGGTGCTCTCACTGCGCGGAAATCCA GTTTATCTCAAGAAGAACTACCGTTCATTGCTTGTCATCCAGCTGCCAGCACTACAAGTGTTAGATGGAACCGCAGTAAATGCAGAAGAGAGG GATTTCCAAGTTGCAAACTCCACAAAGGACTCTGGATTTCCTGCACTGCCAGACAATTTTACAAGACACACTCCCCTCAGGATATCAACAGTGGATCTGAATGAAAGCATTAACCATTTATTTGATATTACATATGGTCATAAAGTTGAAGAGCCTCTACTGAATAAGTCGAATAAAA GTATGCCTAGGAATCCAGCAATTACAACACACAGTCTTCGAAGCAGCCATGTAGGAAAAGCTCTCAGGCAAGCCAAAGGTACTACAACTAATCTCAAAAGCAGTTTGGTGCCTCACAGTGTTACTTCTCAGACCAACCAACTGCATAagaacaacagagaaaatgcaggCAGGTGA